A single window of Drosophila suzukii chromosome 3, CBGP_Dsuzu_IsoJpt1.0, whole genome shotgun sequence DNA harbors:
- the cic gene encoding putative transcription factor capicua isoform X9 → MNAFQDFELGAKLYLQCLLSLSSSRSATPSYTSPVNHAGASPLNAIAHSPVNVSASHRQNFFTPIANQSQQQQQQQQQQQQQPVAVPLDSKWKTTPSPVLYNANNNSSSNNNNNNNGWEASSSSNNTHVAATAATSTVGTQPLPPQTTPVSLVMHAPPPQHHQLQQQQHHHHQPPPPPPASLPAPSAPPTSSSNNNSVGHATSVIRISSSQQQQQQHQQQQQQQQQHQQHPHVVVSGGQTFHPVIVDATQLTVPLPPTTVSFHQPNTPTSTAATVASLGQEKMLPKNGYNAQWFKLLPHMTPMSKAPPAPATPTLTTSANSYNVVMMQQQQQQQLQQHQQQQLQLQQQQQQSPPQMSLNHNNNHLIVPAPLCSPGKPLNCSMNDAKAAAAAAAAVASLRQQQQEEPDDQLDDDVFEATTPGIGSNGKKQAMRLPTHNSNIRKLEECHDASDGVAGAPTTSAAKRRSQSLSALQQQQQQQQQQAGAAGAAAGQPPNKKIRRPMNAFMIFSKKHRKMVHKKHPNQDNRTVSKILGEWWYALKPEQKAQYHELASSVKDAHFKLHPDWKWCSKNRRNSSTSTATSGGKAGGAAGTGDAKQRLVSVDGSDSLEHDMCPSTPGGSGSCGGQGISSDLQGDIIPLTIDNYNSTCDEAPTTISMKASGNGKLMKNELPSDEDEQMLVVEEEQPQQPVKKLDLHCRERVNDSDMDDAPFDYRKQQPEANQRSAEEHSTSGANGQAMNAPPLSGGEREITLKPKAIKAHPVLESNMLPYTQMSIYTQYTSPKNPIGVTPFQPTGGAFKSMPISPKGSGGKPEDAASLQPHIKQEDIKQEPPSPYKLNGGSGSAAGGGVVSAPPPSSGSVGAIFNFNVPTATALSQKQFHYPMHHPHRSPTDLRAAHQACVPSSPAGMGLGHAASIATPPASAPAQIMGGGPAQGPKMFFAMSNPYPLLQRHQPGTPSLEHLQLDGFPPGSYIFKNHNGLSSLPPPVSAQPTMLLHGYTPSHSAEPPASSPSYKSMPSTPKSATYLMSAPPERGMEGGMGGCSSAAASGGDESDMDADGQQFILAPTPAQLGRAPLQRRKNLSQTKSENNVSFGANLGTSNGQHISRKLHSPTMMEGSSPIIGHVNSSSLSSALPTPTSSTTTPNSDEQLPLTPTTSSSNSNLNQQPKSPMKAAPGSAAAALKKKNDEMNNSVLKQVDFEKKYKALPQFQPEDCQSPSAIAVPSSPRVYGTNYRKKNTAPPPVQKLMCDDDSIDEPASAPPTTTQRFFGPDFTNELKELECSDQTGRSPRTPKTPLQSARSDASEKGHRKVLETRRHLVMQLFAEHGNFPTAQATIAFQTKHIDVFPRKQDLQLKIREVRQKLLGQASCTPHSAGPNTPSDSNSSSTTLSASSTGLNVQATSAADVFQYY, encoded by the exons ATGAATGCGTTCCAGGACTTTGAGCTGGGGGCCAAACTATATCTGCAGTGCTTAT TATCGCTGAGCAGCTCTCGATCTGCCACGCCCTCGTACACCTCACCTGTGAACCACGCCGGAGCCTCTCCTCTAAATGCCATTGCCCATTCGCCGGTTAATGTGTCCGCCAGTCACAGGCAGAACTTTTTCACGCCCATCGCCAACCagtcgcagcagcagcagcagcaacaacaacagcaacagcagcaacctGTGGCCGTACCGCTCGACTCCAAGTGGAAAACAACACCCAGTCCGGTGCTCTACAAtgccaacaacaacagcagcagcaacaacaataacaacaacaatggctgGGAGgctagcagcagcagcaacaacactCATGTTGCTGCtacggcagcaacatcaacgGTTGGCACTCAACCACTGCCGCCGCAAACGACGCCCGTTTCGCTGGTGATGCATGCCCCACCGCCGCAGCACCaccagctgcagcagcaacagcaccaccaccaccaaccgcCTCCGCCGCCACCTGCCAGTTTGCCAGCACCATCGGCACCacccaccagcagcagcaacaacaacagcgtGGGCCATGCCACCAGCGTTATACGCATTTCCAGCagccagcaacagcagcagcaacatcaacagcagcagcagcagcaacaacagcaccAGCAACATCCGCATGTGGTGGTGTCCGGCGGCCAGACCTTTCATCCCGTGATCGTGGACGCCACCCAGCTGACAGTGCCCCTGCCGCCCACTACGGTTTCATTTCATCAGCCCAACACGCCCACCTCAACGGCGGCCACAGTGGCGTCCTTGGGTCAGGAGAAGATGCTGCCAAAAAACG GCTACAACGCGCAGTGGTTCAAGCTGCTGCCGCATATGACGCCCATGAGCAAGGCGCCGCCAGCTCCGGCTACTCCGACCTTGACAACCTCGGCCAACAGTTACAACGTGGTAATgatgcaacagcaacagcagcagcaacttcagcagcaccaacagcagcagctacaactgcagcagcagcagcaacagtcgCCGCCGCAGATGTCGCtgaaccacaacaacaaccatCTGATTGTGCCCGCTCCACTCTGCTCGCCGGGCAAGCCGCTTAACTGCTCCATGAACGATGCCAaggcagcggcagcagcagctgccGCAGTGGCCAGTCTGAGGCAGCAACAGCAGGAGGAGCCAGACGATCAGCTGGACGATGATGTATTCGAGGCCACCACGCCCGGGATAGGCAGCAATGGCAAGAAACAGGCCATGCGCCTGCCCacccacaacagcaacatacGCAAGCTGGAGGAGTGCCATGATGCGAGCGATGGAGTGGCCGGTGCACCAACCACATCGGCTGCCAAGCGGAGGAGTCAATCCCTGAGCGCcctgcagcaacaacagcagcagcagcaacagcaggcgggagcagcaggagcagcggCTGGGCAGCCGCCGAACAAGAAGATCCGGCGACCCATGAACGCCTTTATGATCTTTTCGAAGAAACACCGGAAGATGGTGCACAAGAAGCATCCGAATCAGGACAATCGTACGGTTAGCAAGATCCTGGGCGAGTGGTGGTACGCCCTGAAGCCAGAGCAGAAGGCGCAGTACCATGAACTGGCCAGTTCCGTGAAGGATGCGCACTTCAAGCTGCATCCGGATTGGAAGTGGTGCTCCAAGAATCGGCGCAACTCGTCCACTTCGACGGCCACTTCGGGTGGAAAGGCGGGAGGAGCAGCCGGAACGGGTGACGCCAAGCAACGCCTGGTCTCGGTGGATGGGTCCGATTCCCTGGAACACGACATGTGCCCCTCAACGCCAGGTGGCAGCGGCAGCTGTGGTGGTCAGGGCATATCCTCTGATCTTCAGGGCGACATCATACCGCTGACGATCGACAACTATAATAGCACCTGCGACGAGGCACCAACTACGATCTCGATGAAGGCCAGCGGCAACGGCAAGCTGATGAAGAACGAGCTGCCCTCCGACGAGGACGAGCAGATGCTGGtggtggaggaggagcagcCGCAACAGCCCGTCAAGAAGCTCGATCTACACTGCCGAGAGCGGGTGAATGACTCGGACATGGACGACGCACCCTTTGACTACCGCAAGCAGCAGCCGGAGGCGAATCAG CGTTCGGCGGAGGAGCACAGTACCTCCGGTGCCAATGGCCAGGCCATGAACGCACCGCCGCTCAGCGGAGGAGAGCGCGAGATCACACTCAAACCGAAGGCCATCAAGGCCCATCCGGTTCTGGAGAGCAACATGCTGCCATACACCCAGATGTCCATCTACACGCAGTACACTAGTCCCAAGAATCCAATCGGTGTAACACCATTCCAACCCACAG GCGGCGCCTTCAAGTCGATGCCCATTAGCCCCAAGGGCAGCGGTGGCAAGCCGGAGGACGCTGCCTCCCTGCAGCCACATATCAAGCAGGAGGACATCAAGCAGGAGCCGCCATCGCCGTACAAGCTGAACGGGGGCTCGGGATCAGCCGCCGGAGGGGGCGTAGTCAGTGCTCCGCCGCCCAGCAGCGGCAGCGTCGGTGCCATCTTCAACTTCAATGTGCCAACGGCGACGGCTTTGAGTCAGAAGCAGTTCCACTACCCCATGCACCATCCCCATCGCAGTCCCACGGATCTAAGGG CTGCCCACCAGGCGTGTGTGCCATCGTCGCCGGCGGGCATGGGATTGGGCCATGCGGCCAGCATTGCCACGCCTCCCGCATCGGCGCCCGCCCAGATCATGGGGGGCGGACCAGCGCAGGGCCCGAAGATGTTCTTCGCCATGAGCAATCCG TACCCTTTGCTGCAGCGCCACCAACCGGGCACTCCCAGTCTGGAGCACTTGCAACTGGACGGTTTTCCGCCAGGAAGCTACATTTTCAAGAATCACAACGGCCTATCTTCATTGCCTCCGCCCGTGAGTGCCCAGCCCACGATGCTGCTGCATGGATATACGCCAAGCCACAGTGCCGAGCCGCCTGCAAGTTCGCCCTCGTACAAATCGATGCCCTCCACACCCAAGTCGGCCACATATCTCATGAGTGCGCCACCAGAACGAGGCATGGAGGGAGGAATGGGTGGTTGTTCATCAGCAGCAGCGAGTGGCGGCGATGAGAGCGACATGGATGCCGATGGTCAGCAGTTTATTCTGGCTCCCACTCCTGCCCAATTGGGACGAGCGCCTTTACAGCGGCGCAAGAATCTAT CCCAAACCAAGTCGGAGAACAATGTGTCCTTTGGGGCTAATCTGGGCACCAGTAATGGTCAGCACATTAGCCGCAAGTTGCACTCGCCCACAATGATGGAGGGCTCGTCGCCGATCATCGGACATGTGAACAGCAGTAGCCTCAGCTCAGCCCTACCCACGCCCACGTCCTCGACAACAACGCCAAACAGCGATGAGCAACTGCCTCTGACGCcgaccaccagcagcagcaatagcAACCTCAATCAGCAGCCCAAGTCGCCGATGAAGGCGGCTCCAGGATCAGCGGCAGCGGCCCTCAAAAAGAAGAACGATGAGATGAACAA CAGTGTGCTCAAGCAGGTGGACTTTGAGAAGAAGTACAAGGCCCTGCCGCAGTTCCAGCCGGAGGATTGCCAGTCGCCCAGTGCCATTGCTGTGCCCTCTTCGCCGCGCGTCTATGGCACGAACTACCGCAAGAAGAACACAGCTCCGCCACCAGTTCAGAAACTAA TGTGCGATGACGATTCCATTGATGAACCCGCTTCGGCGCCGCCCACGACCACCCAGCGTTTCTTTGGTCCAGACTTTACCAACGAGTTAAAGG AACTGGAGTGCTCTGACCAAACTGGCCGCTCGCCCAGGACGCCAAAGACACCGCTGCAGAGCGCTCGGTCGGATGCCAGCGAGAAGGGGCACCGCAAGGTGTTGGAGACGCGTCGCCATCTGGTCATGCAGCTGTTTGCCGAGCACGGTAACTTCCCCACTGCCCAGGCCACCATAGCCTTTCAG ACCAAGCACATTGATGTCTTTCCGCGCAAGCAAGATCTGCAGCTGAAGATACGAGAGGTGCGCCAGAAACTGCTGGGCCAGGCATCCTGCACTCCGCACTCGGCGGGTCCCAACACGCCGTCCGACTCCAACTCGTCGTCTACCACATTGAGTGCCAGTAGCACCGGCTTGAATGTGCAGGCCACCAGTGCGGCAG Atgtttttcaatattattga